In Streptomyces sp. NBC_00448, the following are encoded in one genomic region:
- a CDS encoding CopG family transcriptional regulator — MSMKRTNVYADPEDLAIIKGAAERRGISEAEIIRQGIHLAAMANRVWDEPLFSRTFEGSGRTPTKADVRSTVADTAGRGSGEKDNT, encoded by the coding sequence ATGTCCATGAAACGCACGAACGTCTATGCCGACCCGGAAGACCTCGCCATCATCAAGGGCGCCGCCGAACGGCGTGGGATCAGCGAAGCCGAGATCATCCGCCAGGGCATTCACCTCGCAGCCATGGCGAACCGCGTGTGGGACGAGCCCCTGTTCTCGCGCACCTTCGAAGGCTCCGGCCGCACGCCGACCAAGGCGGACGTGCGCAGCACGGTTGCCGACACCGCCGGCCGTGGGTCGGGGGAGAAGGACAACACGTGA
- a CDS encoding TetR/AcrR family transcriptional regulator: MAGKKQFDVDTALDAAMVRFWRAGYADTSLDDLSRATGLNRSSIYSSLGDKDTLYLRCLDRYATRYGGRYDQALSAASEEPLRAVRAFFEVTLARIADPDVPDGCLVAQTAMAVPVLNPAIAARAIEALAMQRTRLRTALAAADLADSDADAFAVHLAAVNQSLAVMSRAGTSRRQLHTIVDISISALARALPTPTPTPNP; the protein is encoded by the coding sequence ATGGCCGGGAAGAAGCAGTTCGATGTGGACACCGCGCTCGATGCGGCGATGGTCCGGTTCTGGCGAGCCGGATACGCCGACACCTCCCTCGACGACCTCTCCAGGGCGACCGGACTGAACCGCAGTTCCATCTACTCCTCGCTCGGCGACAAGGACACGCTCTACCTGCGCTGCCTGGACCGCTACGCCACGCGGTACGGAGGCAGGTACGACCAGGCCCTCTCGGCCGCGTCCGAGGAACCGCTGCGGGCGGTACGGGCCTTCTTCGAGGTCACGCTCGCGCGCATCGCCGACCCCGACGTGCCGGACGGATGCCTGGTCGCCCAGACCGCGATGGCGGTACCGGTGCTTAACCCCGCCATCGCCGCGCGCGCGATCGAAGCCCTGGCCATGCAGCGCACCCGGCTGCGGACCGCCCTGGCCGCCGCGGACCTGGCCGACTCCGATGCCGACGCCTTCGCCGTCCACCTCGCGGCGGTCAACCAGTCGCTGGCCGTGATGAGCAGAGCCGGCACGAGCCGCCGGCAACTCCACACGATCGTCGACATCAGCATCAGCGCACTCGCCCGCGCACTCCCCACCCCGACCCCCACTCCCAACCCCTGA
- a CDS encoding NADAR family protein, which produces MTWRRPTYRMVDGERIDGAWCHVWRRHRREAEWFVNDLIVYADGAIMCGDRTDLAGLKKLLASEMLSPTKPGITPLAAEPSKWLSRHGEPLAPEGFLAEVADRIEELSGRSTAGERCWEAIRRYQQGPSEERRALLRDAYLAVPPHLRIYVLGDMDRQDRPLRVLLTELGKPVDGDGPVVTEDMHQSALDYFNRGDEGVARAQEQRAVQHADDPHEGTGPAVTLHETVYPRGWPEELGLFVLRNDFPASVRFAGESYPSVLHGYWSLSAANATDRRQIADAPTAREAHDLGGRASRRAGWPSVRLAVMAGLLRAKFAQHIELAEILVSTGDATIPSATPGCPTPPSGETPRTVADGTGWADCWS; this is translated from the coding sequence ATGACGTGGCGGCGACCGACGTATCGGATGGTGGACGGGGAACGGATCGACGGGGCCTGGTGCCACGTATGGCGGCGTCATCGCCGAGAGGCAGAGTGGTTCGTGAACGATCTGATCGTCTATGCCGACGGCGCGATCATGTGCGGGGACCGGACCGACTTGGCCGGCCTGAAGAAGTTGCTGGCATCGGAAATGCTCTCCCCGACCAAGCCTGGCATCACCCCGCTGGCCGCCGAACCGTCGAAGTGGCTTTCACGGCACGGCGAACCGCTGGCTCCCGAGGGATTCCTCGCGGAGGTCGCCGACCGGATCGAAGAGCTGAGCGGCCGATCAACCGCAGGCGAACGCTGCTGGGAGGCTATCCGGCGCTACCAGCAGGGTCCGTCCGAAGAGCGTCGCGCCCTGTTGCGGGACGCATATCTGGCCGTACCGCCGCACCTGCGCATCTACGTTCTCGGCGACATGGACCGCCAGGACCGTCCCCTGCGGGTCCTGCTCACCGAGTTGGGCAAGCCTGTCGACGGTGACGGTCCAGTGGTGACGGAGGACATGCACCAGTCAGCCCTGGACTATTTCAACCGCGGAGACGAGGGAGTTGCACGGGCGCAGGAGCAACGCGCTGTGCAACACGCGGACGACCCCCACGAGGGCACCGGCCCGGCCGTCACCTTGCACGAGACCGTCTATCCGCGAGGCTGGCCCGAAGAACTGGGACTGTTCGTTCTGCGCAACGACTTTCCAGCGTCCGTACGGTTCGCGGGCGAGTCCTACCCCTCCGTACTTCACGGATACTGGTCCCTGTCCGCAGCCAATGCCACCGATCGTCGGCAGATAGCAGACGCTCCCACCGCCCGGGAGGCGCATGACCTGGGGGGACGCGCGAGCCGGCGAGCAGGCTGGCCCAGCGTTCGGCTCGCCGTGATGGCCGGCCTGCTGCGGGCAAAGTTCGCCCAGCACATCGAACTCGCCGAGATCCTCGTCTCCACCGGCGACGCCACCATCCCATCCGCTACACCGGGTTGTCCGACTCCCCCTTCTGGCGAGACGCCTCGGACAGTCGCGGACGGAACTGGGTGGGCCGACTGCTGGAGCTGA
- a CDS encoding prevent-host-death family protein gives METVSFTDLSRKPKAVAAKAAALGRLRVTHRDAPDMVLTTAAHAERAEENLTTASRLFLALMKQDEGARSLLLALPEVFPWVRHLDGEEVREFTVELLDALSDAAELGALEAVHRAGDCSHQCRP, from the coding sequence GTGGAAACCGTTTCGTTCACCGACCTGTCCAGAAAACCGAAGGCCGTGGCTGCCAAGGCTGCCGCGTTGGGCCGCCTGCGTGTCACGCATCGTGATGCGCCCGACATGGTGCTGACCACCGCTGCCCACGCAGAGCGCGCCGAAGAGAACCTGACCACAGCCTCACGGCTGTTCCTTGCGCTGATGAAGCAGGACGAAGGCGCGCGGTCGCTGCTGCTCGCGCTGCCCGAGGTTTTTCCCTGGGTGCGCCACCTGGACGGCGAGGAAGTGCGTGAGTTCACCGTGGAACTCCTGGACGCGCTTTCCGACGCCGCCGAACTGGGCGCCCTGGAGGCGGTTCACCGCGCGGGCGACTGCTCGCATCAATGCCGACCCTGA